A single window of Trichocoleus sp. FACHB-46 DNA harbors:
- a CDS encoding DUF5682 family protein, with protein MSPSSNVHIFGIRHHGPGSARSLLQALHTLQPDVILVEGPPDADDVLPLLAQADMKPPVALLIYAPDQPQQAVYYPFAVFSPEWQALHYGLKHQIPVRFMDLPQMHQLGVSPLEEPVREPGNSDEKENIATTEPEELTPDPAIDLQPEGDRPFSPTDPSQAVISDPLTWLAQAAGYSDGERWWEHMVEHRQNSTDLFAAILEVMTVLRAEVEADPAYSSSLAQRHPLQVEREAKREAYMRQTIRAAQKEGKERIAIVCGAWHAPALAELSNAKADTATLKGLLKTKVQTTWVPWTYGRLAMSSGYGAGIESPGWYHHLWQAGISDKPSSASASQITISWMTCVARLLRQQDLDASSASVIEAVRLAEALAALRDRALPSLMELNEATQTVLCFGDALPMKLIHEKLIVGERLGEVPDETPMVPLQQDLLRQQKRLRLKVDATEQTLDLDLRKPTDLERSHLLHRLSLFGIGWGKPQRNAGGKGTFHELWRLRWQPEFVIALIEVGIWGNTIEAAAIAFVCDAANRAADLPALTRLIDQTLLANLPEAIHHLMVRLQAEAAIASDVAHLMAALPPLANVLRYGNVRQIDTGIVGPVVDGLITRVCIGLPVACASLNDEAAATLYNLLLEMHRVVTLLQKPEHLADWQAVLTQLADQRGLHGLLAGRCCRLLLESGAFSAEETAQRLGLALSSTNEPAQSAAWVEGLLQGSGLLLLHNPTSWQVLDEWISTLSTEHFTTVLPLLRRTFSTFSAPERRQMGEQVRQGRSGSSANLTTSTSSESFDLDRADQILAIVAQLLGIELALHHPINSVTAVKDTH; from the coding sequence ATGTCACCAAGTTCTAATGTTCATATTTTCGGCATTCGGCATCATGGCCCCGGTTCTGCCCGAAGTTTGTTGCAAGCGCTGCACACCCTACAACCGGATGTGATTTTGGTCGAGGGACCTCCTGATGCGGATGATGTTTTGCCGCTGTTGGCCCAGGCAGACATGAAGCCTCCGGTTGCCCTGCTAATCTATGCCCCAGATCAACCACAGCAGGCGGTTTATTACCCGTTTGCTGTTTTTTCTCCAGAATGGCAAGCCCTGCACTATGGCCTGAAACACCAGATTCCTGTCCGGTTCATGGACTTACCGCAAATGCATCAGCTAGGGGTAAGCCCGCTTGAAGAACCCGTCAGGGAACCAGGAAACAGTGACGAAAAAGAGAACATTGCCACCACCGAACCAGAGGAGCTAACCCCCGACCCAGCGATAGATCTGCAACCTGAAGGCGATCGCCCTTTTTCTCCTACAGACCCCAGTCAGGCTGTGATCTCGGATCCTCTTACCTGGTTAGCCCAAGCTGCGGGCTATAGCGATGGTGAGCGCTGGTGGGAGCACATGGTAGAACACCGTCAAAACAGCACCGATTTGTTCGCAGCCATTCTGGAGGTGATGACAGTTCTCCGTGCCGAAGTCGAGGCTGACCCAGCTTACAGTTCTAGCCTCGCTCAACGCCATCCGCTCCAGGTTGAGCGAGAAGCTAAGCGAGAAGCTTACATGCGCCAAACCATCCGGGCCGCGCAGAAGGAAGGCAAAGAGCGGATTGCTATAGTTTGTGGGGCTTGGCACGCTCCAGCCTTAGCCGAGTTGTCAAACGCAAAAGCGGATACTGCAACCCTTAAAGGACTACTCAAAACCAAAGTTCAAACCACCTGGGTTCCCTGGACTTATGGGCGACTAGCGATGAGCAGCGGTTATGGCGCAGGCATTGAATCCCCCGGTTGGTACCATCACCTTTGGCAAGCAGGTATCTCCGACAAGCCAAGCTCTGCTTCCGCCTCTCAAATCACCATCAGTTGGATGACCTGCGTCGCTCGTCTGTTGCGGCAACAAGATCTCGATGCCTCCTCTGCCAGTGTAATTGAGGCAGTACGCTTAGCCGAAGCGTTAGCAGCTTTACGCGATCGCGCTCTACCTAGCCTCATGGAACTAAATGAAGCCACGCAAACCGTACTTTGCTTTGGGGATGCGCTGCCAATGAAGCTAATCCACGAAAAGCTGATCGTTGGCGAACGCTTGGGGGAGGTGCCCGACGAAACGCCAATGGTGCCTTTGCAGCAAGACTTGTTACGACAACAGAAGCGCTTGCGGTTGAAAGTTGATGCCACCGAGCAAACGCTAGATTTAGATTTGCGAAAACCCACCGATCTAGAGCGATCGCATCTCCTGCATCGGCTCAGTTTGTTCGGCATCGGTTGGGGTAAACCTCAGAGGAATGCAGGGGGCAAAGGCACCTTCCACGAGTTATGGCGCTTGCGGTGGCAACCAGAGTTTGTGATCGCTTTAATTGAGGTGGGGATTTGGGGCAACACGATTGAAGCAGCCGCGATCGCCTTTGTCTGTGATGCTGCGAATCGGGCCGCTGACTTGCCCGCTTTAACCCGACTGATTGACCAAACTCTATTAGCGAACCTGCCAGAGGCGATTCACCACTTAATGGTACGGCTGCAAGCTGAAGCCGCGATCGCCAGTGATGTCGCTCATCTCATGGCTGCCCTTCCTCCCCTAGCCAATGTGCTGCGCTATGGCAACGTTCGTCAAATTGACACAGGCATTGTTGGCCCAGTAGTGGATGGCCTGATCACGCGCGTTTGTATTGGTTTACCCGTGGCTTGTGCCTCGCTCAATGATGAAGCGGCTGCGACTTTGTACAACTTGCTCCTAGAGATGCATCGAGTCGTGACCCTATTGCAAAAGCCAGAACATCTCGCGGACTGGCAAGCAGTCTTAACTCAACTAGCCGATCAGCGAGGCTTACATGGTTTGTTAGCGGGACGTTGCTGTCGCTTGCTCTTAGAGTCTGGGGCTTTCAGTGCCGAGGAAACTGCTCAGCGTCTTGGTCTTGCCCTTTCCAGCACCAATGAACCTGCCCAATCTGCGGCCTGGGTAGAAGGGTTATTGCAAGGCAGCGGTTTGCTGTTACTTCATAACCCAACCTCGTGGCAGGTTTTAGATGAGTGGATTAGCACGCTATCGACCGAGCATTTCACAACGGTTTTGCCATTGCTCCGTCGTACCTTTTCGACCTTTTCAGCTCCAGAGCGGCGGCAAATGGGCGAGCAAGTGCGGCAAGGCAGAAGTGGTAGCTCAGCCAACCTTACTACATCAACTTCAAGTGAAAGCTTCGATCTCGATCGCGCCGATCAGATTTTGGCGATCGTGGCTCAACTGCTGGGAATTGAACTAGCCCTGCATCATCCCATTAATTCTGTCACCGCCGTCAAGGACACCCATTAG